The following proteins are encoded in a genomic region of Ignavibacteria bacterium:
- a CDS encoding T9SS type A sorting domain-containing protein, protein MKKFFSYKTTSLLVFVLLGGFIIAFSDKLQQWNPLHLHMPGTQIGDVAPFDSVQACQSCHPKIYNEWRGSMHGMLTRDPLYWSALAISSKFDILRSDWCARCHGPVSWLEGRAQPNGEEYRRKDFFETNCDFCHRMVDAMHPDSSALYDMQMGPPRGYGNAQYIIQSLPDRKRGSRSNKNSPHKTFRDTFLKQSAFCGVCHDQSNPYAADPTAHNVFQASHTYGPAQRTYSEWLLSWFAQQGEAGTCQTCHMPKVMSENSLNGRMYFDVAQHYFTGANTFLPKIIPYFLDVFPDVDTVALKKGVERSRKLLRESSVFEISAGRVNDSVRVLVRITNTTGHKLPTGVSARKMWIAVYGFSEYGDTIFRSGFFNKASGELLEDAQLKLYQVKLGISQTASALFSIPAGPSGFAALNDSVYFDNRIPPRGFSYSAFRERMAEPVGYHYDDGAYWDVTSYAMPKEVVKVSAQLLYQPITKSTIEFLRDENIGNEFDFNNLGQRTYDAWLATGKGVVEVMSEDSATVETTAPMLKPVQEFSFPIEFLLSQNYPNPFNSNTTIDFWISTDADVSLVLYDILGNNLRTLFRERNQGSHTVSLDGTTLGSGIYFYALSVNGKTNVKKLVLIK, encoded by the coding sequence TTGAAGAAGTTTTTTTCTTACAAAACAACGAGTCTTCTCGTTTTCGTCTTATTAGGAGGTTTCATCATTGCTTTTTCGGATAAACTGCAACAATGGAATCCCCTACATCTCCATATGCCGGGAACGCAAATCGGCGACGTTGCCCCGTTCGATAGCGTGCAAGCATGTCAATCGTGTCATCCAAAAATTTACAACGAATGGCGCGGAAGTATGCACGGAATGCTCACACGCGACCCGTTGTATTGGTCTGCGCTCGCAATTTCTTCCAAGTTCGATATTCTTCGCAGCGATTGGTGCGCGCGATGTCACGGTCCTGTAAGTTGGTTGGAAGGTCGCGCACAACCTAATGGCGAAGAATACCGACGGAAAGATTTTTTTGAAACCAATTGCGATTTTTGTCATCGAATGGTTGACGCGATGCATCCCGATTCCTCTGCGTTGTACGATATGCAAATGGGACCTCCGCGTGGATATGGCAATGCGCAATACATTATTCAATCGTTACCCGATAGGAAGCGCGGTTCACGTTCCAATAAGAATTCTCCGCATAAAACATTTCGCGATACGTTTCTGAAACAAAGTGCGTTCTGCGGTGTTTGCCACGACCAAAGTAATCCGTATGCTGCCGACCCGACGGCGCATAATGTTTTTCAAGCGTCCCATACCTACGGACCGGCGCAGCGAACATATAGCGAATGGTTGTTGAGTTGGTTTGCACAACAAGGTGAAGCGGGAACGTGTCAAACGTGTCATATGCCGAAAGTGATGAGCGAAAATTCACTCAATGGTAGAATGTATTTCGATGTTGCTCAACATTATTTTACCGGCGCAAATACATTTCTTCCGAAAATTATTCCTTACTTTCTCGATGTGTTTCCCGATGTTGATACCGTTGCATTGAAGAAAGGCGTTGAACGAAGCAGGAAACTGCTGCGAGAATCATCCGTGTTTGAAATTTCTGCTGGAAGAGTAAATGATTCTGTTCGCGTATTAGTGCGAATTACCAATACCACTGGACACAAACTGCCTACGGGAGTTTCTGCGCGTAAAATGTGGATTGCAGTTTATGGTTTCAGTGAATACGGCGATACGATATTTCGTTCCGGATTTTTCAATAAAGCAAGCGGCGAACTCCTCGAAGATGCGCAACTGAAATTGTATCAGGTGAAATTGGGAATATCGCAAACTGCATCTGCATTATTCAGTATTCCCGCTGGTCCTTCGGGATTTGCGGCATTGAACGATTCGGTATATTTTGACAACAGAATTCCTCCGCGCGGGTTTTCGTATTCTGCATTTCGGGAACGAATGGCAGAACCTGTTGGCTATCATTACGACGACGGTGCATATTGGGATGTTACGTCATACGCGATGCCGAAAGAAGTGGTAAAAGTTTCTGCGCAATTACTGTATCAACCGATAACGAAATCTACGATTGAATTTCTGCGCGATGAAAATATCGGAAATGAATTTGATTTCAATAATTTAGGTCAACGCACGTACGATGCTTGGCTTGCAACGGGAAAAGGAGTTGTGGAAGTAATGAGCGAAGATTCAGCAACAGTTGAAACTACTGCGCCGATGCTGAAACCTGTTCAAGAGTTTTCTTTTCCTATTGAGTTTCTTCTTTCGCAAAATTATCCGAATCCGTTTAACTCCAACACGACAATAGATTTTTGGATTTCCACCGATGCCGATGTTTCGCTGGTATTATATGATATTCTCGGAAACAACCTTCGAACTCTTTTTCGCGAACGTAATCAAGGTTCGCACACTGTTTCGCTTGATGGGACGACGCTGGGCAGCGGAATATATTTTTATGCGCTGAGTGTGAATGGGAAAACAAATGTGAAAAAGTTGGTTTTAATAAAGTAG